One Actinomyces marmotae DNA window includes the following coding sequences:
- a CDS encoding protoporphyrinogen/coproporphyrinogen oxidase, which yields MSAAGARGGRPSPASPPSEVDELVVGGGIAGLTAAWELTRAGLRPLLVEARGYTGGLIAGGEIGGVAMDLGAESVVLRGGAVTTMLDALGLEATAHRGRPGLFLPPMAGSGPAVADDGAGGHSPGGWALHPFPREAILGIPADPLSDDTIAILGEAGARRAARDGELAAGVGASPSDPRDLASLVRARMGEAVLDRLVRPIVAGIHASDPAVLDADVVMPGLRADVIRLGSLQAAIRARLEERRSRPAGQRSGEVCVVGGMHRLTAALRAAIESAGGTVLTRWGAQGMRLEDGAGITGAGGRGPWRVALAPTGRGATPSDEPIAVGAPREVRARRVVLACSAPAALRLLAGAPGLDPDALSIPIPSGAPIARLTIVARAPGLAGAPVGSGLLVAPAPPSSAPCPVAPKALSHLDAKWPWIAQGLRDRHGEGVSALRLSYGRPGGPRPEPALAGALDDIAALTGARIDLGDVLDHRLVRWDGTLPPAMPDYRRRTALLEEAVAGLPRLSVTGAWVAGTGIAAVIAHARERAAGMVGPAGAQSAEPGGQEED from the coding sequence GTGAGCGCGGCAGGGGCCCGCGGAGGGCGCCCATCCCCGGCCTCACCGCCGTCGGAGGTGGACGAGCTCGTCGTCGGCGGGGGCATCGCGGGGCTGACCGCGGCCTGGGAGCTCACCCGCGCGGGGCTGCGCCCACTGCTCGTGGAGGCGCGCGGGTACACCGGTGGTCTCATCGCGGGCGGTGAGATCGGCGGCGTGGCGATGGACCTGGGCGCCGAGAGCGTCGTCCTACGGGGCGGGGCCGTGACCACCATGCTCGACGCCCTCGGACTGGAGGCCACCGCCCACCGCGGGCGCCCGGGGCTCTTCCTGCCCCCCATGGCCGGGTCGGGCCCGGCGGTGGCCGACGATGGCGCCGGGGGGCACTCCCCGGGCGGCTGGGCTCTCCACCCCTTCCCACGCGAGGCGATCCTCGGCATCCCCGCCGACCCGCTGTCCGACGACACCATCGCGATCCTCGGCGAGGCGGGGGCCCGCCGCGCCGCCCGCGACGGCGAACTCGCCGCCGGCGTCGGCGCCTCCCCCAGCGACCCGCGCGACCTCGCCTCGCTCGTGCGCGCCCGCATGGGCGAGGCCGTCCTCGATCGGTTGGTGCGCCCCATCGTCGCCGGCATCCACGCGAGCGATCCCGCCGTGCTCGACGCCGACGTCGTCATGCCGGGTCTGCGCGCTGATGTCATCCGCCTCGGCTCGCTCCAGGCGGCGATCCGTGCGCGGCTGGAGGAGCGGCGCTCCCGCCCGGCGGGGCAGCGCAGCGGCGAGGTCTGCGTCGTCGGCGGGATGCACCGGCTCACCGCCGCCCTGCGCGCGGCGATCGAGTCCGCGGGCGGGACGGTGCTCACCCGCTGGGGCGCCCAGGGGATGCGCCTGGAGGACGGCGCCGGGATCACCGGCGCGGGCGGGCGGGGCCCTTGGCGCGTGGCGCTGGCCCCCACGGGGCGCGGGGCGACGCCGTCGGACGAGCCCATCGCCGTGGGGGCGCCCCGCGAGGTCCGGGCGCGCCGCGTCGTCCTGGCCTGCTCGGCCCCCGCCGCGCTGCGACTCCTCGCCGGGGCGCCGGGCCTCGACCCCGACGCCCTCAGCATCCCCATCCCCTCCGGCGCGCCGATCGCGCGGTTGACGATCGTCGCCCGCGCGCCGGGGCTCGCCGGGGCGCCGGTGGGCTCGGGGCTGCTCGTCGCGCCGGCGCCCCCATCCTCGGCCCCCTGCCCCGTGGCGCCGAAGGCCCTGTCCCACCTGGACGCGAAATGGCCGTGGATCGCCCAGGGGCTGCGCGACCGTCACGGCGAGGGCGTGTCCGCGCTACGGCTGTCCTACGGGCGGCCGGGCGGGCCGCGGCCCGAGCCCGCCCTGGCCGGGGCTCTCGACGACATCGCCGCCCTAACCGGCGCGCGAATCGATCTCGGTGATGTGTTGGACCATCGCCTCGTCCGCTGGGATGGGACACTTCCACCTGCGATGCCCGACTACCGGCGGCGCACCGCGCTCCTGGAGGAGGCCGTCGCGGGCCTGCCGCGCCTGAGCGTCACGGGCGCTTGGGTGGCGGGCACGGGGATCGCGGCCGTCATCGCCCATGCCCGCGAGCGCGCGGCGGGGATGGTCGGGCCGGCCGGCGCTCAGAGCGCCGAGCCCGGAGGACAAGAGGAGGATTGA
- a CDS encoding uroporphyrinogen decarboxylase — protein MTCFNSAVRDDADALPPLLAALGGARPVRPPVWFMRQAGRSLPEYRALRERGAQGAGMTGMLGACLDPATAAEATLQPVRRHGVDAAILFSDIMVPLALAGAGVRIEPGVGPVVENPIRTPADVAELTARSLGEAPNGPGGLAAIEEAARAVVAELGAPGRPGATGGLPERALAGLAHSCGAWGWTPLIGFGGAPFTLAAYLVEGRPSRDHLAARTLMHSDPASWDALLDWCARITGEFIALQIRAGASAAQLFDSWAGALSPKDYRERVAPHSARALEIAGRAISPTTGGHVPLIHFGTGTSRILADMRAAGADAVGVDDRTDLAWAIGELGGEGACPVQGNLDPALLAAPWAVLGPAVDACLEAGRAAPGHVLNLGHGVPPTTDPDVLTRIVARAHGDEEWEGTALAGWDGRVGTPGAPAPDTGGDRA, from the coding sequence TTGACCTGTTTTAATTCAGCCGTCCGCGATGACGCCGACGCCCTCCCCCCGCTCCTCGCGGCGCTGGGAGGAGCGCGCCCCGTCCGCCCTCCCGTGTGGTTCATGCGCCAGGCCGGCCGCTCCCTGCCCGAGTACCGGGCACTGCGCGAGCGCGGGGCGCAGGGTGCGGGCATGACGGGGATGCTGGGGGCCTGCCTCGACCCCGCCACCGCGGCTGAGGCGACCCTCCAGCCCGTGCGGCGCCACGGCGTCGACGCCGCGATCCTGTTCTCCGACATCATGGTCCCCCTCGCCCTGGCCGGGGCCGGGGTGCGGATCGAGCCGGGGGTGGGACCCGTCGTCGAGAACCCGATCCGCACGCCCGCCGACGTCGCCGAGCTCACCGCCCGCTCCCTGGGAGAGGCCCCCAACGGCCCCGGCGGCCTGGCGGCCATCGAGGAGGCCGCGCGCGCCGTCGTCGCCGAACTCGGGGCCCCGGGCAGGCCGGGCGCCACGGGCGGCCTGCCGGAGCGGGCGCTGGCGGGCCTCGCCCACTCGTGCGGCGCCTGGGGGTGGACGCCGCTCATCGGCTTCGGCGGGGCGCCCTTCACCCTGGCCGCCTACCTCGTGGAGGGGCGGCCAAGCCGCGACCATCTGGCCGCACGCACGCTCATGCACTCCGACCCCGCCTCCTGGGACGCGCTGCTGGACTGGTGCGCGCGGATCACGGGCGAGTTCATCGCCCTGCAGATCCGCGCCGGGGCCAGCGCCGCCCAGCTCTTCGACTCCTGGGCCGGGGCGCTCAGCCCTAAGGACTACCGCGAGCGCGTCGCCCCCCACTCGGCGCGCGCGCTGGAGATCGCGGGTCGGGCCATCTCCCCCACGACGGGCGGGCACGTGCCTCTCATCCACTTCGGCACGGGCACCTCCCGCATCCTGGCGGACATGCGCGCCGCGGGGGCCGACGCCGTCGGCGTGGACGACCGCACGGATCTGGCCTGGGCGATCGGCGAGCTCGGGGGCGAGGGGGCGTGCCCGGTGCAGGGCAACCTCGACCCGGCGCTGCTCGCCGCCCCCTGGGCGGTGCTCGGGCCCGCCGTGGACGCCTGCCTGGAGGCGGGACGCGCCGCGCCGGGGCATGTGCTCAACCTCGGCCACGGCGTCCCACCGACGACCGACCCGGACGTGCTCACCCGCATCGTGGCCCGCGCCCACGGCGACGAGGAATGGGAGGGCACGGCCCTCGCGGGCTGGGACGGCCGGGTCGGCACGCCCGGGGCCCCGGCGCCCGACACCGGGGGTGATCGCGCGTGA
- a CDS encoding glutamyl-tRNA reductase encodes MTIHLLSADHFSQGLDVVARLGVNPRRLGPDILAAVPGLRGVLVLATCNRLAVLLDEPDGAVVPPGGLGGPSPAVREASALLERRAGMAEGSAGLSAVRGVDAYRELIATAAGLRSMVVGEREIAGQLRRSLVRATEEGTASAELCRLVERASAASRRVARETALAGAGRSLVAVGLGLAARHMPALEGASVVVVGTGAYAGATVAALRDRGVRDIAVHSHSAHQAAPPDQAAQRARGPQPVSAAGPDRATAFARKRGLAVVGPHELPDRLAGVDLVITCRGLGGPVITRGLIDDALARRRAARERASQEAVHPLVILDLALSRDVDPGVADAPGALLVDLPRIRQAVPAAQTAQVEAAEAIVAEEAAALDRLMGGRRMDPVIRALRGRAEQMVAREAARLRPDDGQVGLDDAVRALERLAAALMHAPSQAARAAGEAGLTEDYLAALPMVLGTIGGSDSPAPIPAQEVR; translated from the coding sequence GTGACGATCCATCTCCTCTCGGCCGACCACTTCTCCCAGGGCCTCGACGTTGTCGCCCGCCTGGGGGTCAATCCTCGGCGCCTCGGTCCCGACATCCTTGCCGCCGTCCCGGGCCTGCGGGGCGTGCTCGTCCTGGCTACCTGCAATCGCCTCGCGGTCCTGCTCGATGAGCCGGACGGCGCCGTCGTCCCTCCCGGCGGGCTGGGAGGGCCCTCGCCCGCTGTGCGCGAGGCGAGCGCCCTGCTGGAGCGGCGCGCGGGCATGGCTGAGGGCTCTGCCGGGCTCAGCGCCGTCCGCGGCGTCGACGCCTACCGCGAGCTCATCGCCACGGCGGCGGGCCTGCGCTCGATGGTCGTCGGCGAGCGCGAGATCGCCGGTCAGTTGCGCCGCTCCCTCGTCCGGGCCACGGAGGAGGGGACCGCCTCCGCCGAGCTGTGCCGGCTCGTCGAGCGCGCCTCGGCGGCCTCCCGCCGCGTCGCCCGGGAGACGGCCCTGGCGGGGGCGGGCCGCAGCCTCGTCGCCGTCGGCCTCGGCCTGGCCGCCCGGCACATGCCGGCCCTGGAGGGGGCGAGCGTCGTTGTCGTCGGGACCGGGGCCTACGCGGGCGCCACCGTCGCCGCGCTGCGCGACAGGGGCGTGCGCGACATTGCCGTCCACTCCCACTCCGCCCACCAGGCCGCCCCGCCGGATCAAGCGGCCCAGCGGGCCCGGGGGCCGCAGCCGGTCAGCGCCGCCGGGCCCGACCGCGCCACCGCCTTCGCCCGCAAGCGGGGCCTGGCCGTCGTCGGCCCCCACGAGCTCCCCGACCGCCTCGCGGGCGTCGATCTCGTCATCACCTGCCGCGGCCTGGGCGGCCCCGTCATCACCCGCGGGCTCATCGACGACGCCCTGGCCCGCCGCCGAGCCGCCCGTGAGCGGGCCTCGCAGGAGGCCGTCCACCCGCTCGTCATCCTCGACCTCGCGCTCAGCCGCGACGTCGACCCCGGCGTCGCCGACGCCCCCGGTGCGCTCCTGGTCGACTTGCCCCGCATCCGCCAGGCCGTGCCCGCCGCCCAGACGGCCCAGGTGGAGGCCGCCGAGGCGATCGTCGCCGAGGAGGCGGCCGCCCTCGACCGGCTCATGGGAGGGCGCCGCATGGATCCTGTCATCCGAGCGCTGCGAGGGCGCGCTGAGCAGATGGTGGCGCGGGAGGCGGCCCGCCTGCGCCCCGACGACGGGCAGGTGGGCCTCGACGACGCGGTGCGCGCCCTGGAGCGCTTGGCCGCCGCCCTCATGCACGCCCCCAGCCAGGCCGCCCGCGCCGCGGGGGAGGCCGGTCTCACCGAGGACTACCTCGCCGCCCTCCCCATGGTCCTGGGGACCATCGGCGGCTCCGACTCGCCTGCGCCGATCCCCGCTCAGGAGGTGCGATGA
- a CDS encoding uroporphyrinogen-III synthase translates to MRHDLRPAGAAGPLTGARVLLTRRAAGDRIAAALEEAGAEVVAVALTETVPGDFEAMARAQERLASGAYAWVVVTSARALAAMSLAGAPASTRFAAVGPGTARALEEAIGRRADVVADGGAAGLLREPLLAGGPQGSGALGEGERDAGGAARPEGRGRLLLPASAIADPALADGLRKAGWLVEAVPAYSTRTAPADSLPPGLARAWGSPAGPARGGFDAVVLLAGSGARALHELLGPPPARPAGVGRRTAVVALGPSTAAEASRLGLGPDAVADSPTPRGVLSAVSAAISIITGPRPTRPHHAPTPEETS, encoded by the coding sequence GTGAGGCACGACCTGCGCCCTGCCGGGGCGGCCGGCCCGCTGACCGGGGCGCGGGTGCTCCTGACCCGGCGGGCGGCGGGCGACCGTATCGCCGCCGCGCTGGAGGAGGCGGGGGCGGAGGTCGTCGCGGTGGCGCTAACCGAGACCGTCCCGGGGGACTTTGAGGCGATGGCGCGGGCGCAGGAGCGCCTGGCCTCCGGCGCCTACGCCTGGGTGGTGGTCACGAGCGCGCGGGCGCTGGCGGCGATGAGCCTGGCGGGCGCTCCCGCCTCGACGCGCTTCGCCGCGGTCGGCCCGGGCACTGCCAGGGCATTGGAGGAGGCGATCGGCCGGAGGGCGGATGTCGTCGCCGACGGCGGCGCGGCGGGCCTCCTGCGAGAGCCCCTCCTGGCGGGAGGGCCACAGGGCTCCGGCGCGCTCGGGGAGGGCGAGCGGGACGCGGGCGGCGCGGCGCGCCCGGAGGGGCGCGGGCGCCTGCTGCTGCCGGCCTCGGCGATCGCCGATCCCGCGCTCGCCGACGGCCTTCGAAAGGCGGGATGGCTGGTGGAGGCCGTACCCGCCTACTCGACGCGGACGGCCCCGGCCGACTCCCTGCCGCCCGGTCTCGCCCGGGCCTGGGGCTCCCCCGCAGGCCCGGCACGGGGCGGCTTCGACGCCGTCGTCCTGCTCGCGGGCTCGGGCGCCCGGGCGCTGCACGAGCTCCTGGGCCCGCCACCCGCACGGCCCGCGGGCGTGGGGCGCCGCACCGCCGTCGTCGCCCTCGGGCCCTCGACCGCGGCCGAGGCGTCCCGGCTCGGGCTCGGCCCGGACGCCGTCGCCGACTCCCCCACGCCGCGCGGCGTCCTAAGCGCCGTCAGCGCCGCCATCTCGATCATCACGGGCCCGCGGCCCACCCGCCCGCACCACGCGCCGACTCCTGAGGAGACCTCATGA
- the hemB gene encoding porphobilinogen synthase → MTQPILPNPLDPSTSPAAGILTSRGVPAPERPVIRPRRLRATAAMRALVAQTRIDPARLIQPLFVREGIDEPRPIEAMPGVVQHTLDSLRREAAACAAAGVGAIDLFGVPERRDETGSGAWAAEGILNRGVAAVREEVGDALVVCADTCLDEFTSHGHCGLLRPEGDPRAGEVDNDSTLACYQAMAVAQAEAGAHMVSPSGMMDGQVAAIRAALDATGHDDVAILAYSAKYASAYFGPFREAVGSTLTGDRRTYQQDPANRREGLREAMLDVAEGADIVMVKPSGPYLDVLADVAAASPVPVAAYQVSGEFAMVEAAARHGWIDRERVIAESVLGIMRAGADTVLTYWAREIAEGLRGPGAAGR, encoded by the coding sequence ATGACCCAGCCAATCCTGCCGAACCCGCTCGACCCCTCGACCTCACCGGCCGCCGGCATCCTGACCAGCAGGGGGGTGCCCGCGCCGGAGCGGCCCGTCATCCGGCCCAGGCGGCTGCGCGCGACGGCGGCGATGCGCGCGCTCGTGGCCCAGACGCGCATCGACCCGGCCCGCCTCATCCAGCCGCTGTTCGTGCGCGAGGGCATTGATGAGCCGCGGCCCATCGAGGCGATGCCCGGCGTCGTCCAGCACACCCTCGACTCGCTGCGGCGCGAGGCGGCGGCCTGCGCGGCCGCGGGGGTCGGGGCGATCGACCTGTTCGGGGTGCCCGAGCGCCGCGATGAGACCGGGTCCGGCGCCTGGGCGGCCGAGGGCATCCTCAACCGGGGCGTGGCGGCGGTGCGCGAGGAGGTGGGCGACGCGCTCGTCGTGTGCGCGGACACCTGCCTCGATGAGTTCACGAGCCACGGGCACTGCGGCCTGCTGCGCCCCGAGGGCGATCCGCGCGCCGGCGAGGTGGACAACGACTCCACGCTGGCCTGCTACCAGGCGATGGCCGTGGCGCAGGCGGAGGCCGGGGCGCACATGGTCTCCCCGTCGGGGATGATGGATGGGCAGGTCGCGGCGATCCGGGCGGCCCTGGACGCCACCGGGCACGACGACGTCGCGATCCTGGCCTACTCGGCGAAGTACGCCTCGGCCTACTTCGGGCCGTTCCGGGAGGCGGTGGGCTCCACGCTGACCGGTGACCGGCGCACCTACCAGCAGGACCCGGCCAACCGCCGTGAGGGCCTGCGCGAGGCGATGCTCGACGTCGCCGAGGGGGCGGACATCGTCATGGTCAAACCCTCCGGCCCCTACCTCGATGTGCTGGCCGACGTGGCGGCGGCGAGCCCGGTGCCGGTGGCGGCCTACCAGGTCAGCGGCGAGTTCGCGATGGTGGAGGCGGCGGCCCGGCACGGCTGGATCGACCGCGAGCGCGTCATCGCCGAGTCGGTGCTGGGGATCATGCGGGCCGGCGCGGACACTGTGCTGACCTACTGGGCCCGTGAGATCGCCGAGGGCCTGCGGGGCCCGGGCGCGGCAGGCCGGTGA
- the hemL gene encoding glutamate-1-semialdehyde 2,1-aminomutase produces MPDTTANSASTAASPTSAALFEAARAIIPGGVDSPVRAFGSVGGAPRFIASASGARVRDAEGRDLVDLVGSWGPALLGHAHPEVVAAVQEAAARGLSFGAPTESETILAGLVRERVPAAERVRFVSTGTEATMTAIRLARGATGRDAVVKFAGCYHGHSDGLLAAAGSGVATGGLPGSAGVPAGITALTIVLPYNDIAALQECFAERGSEIAAVIVEPAPANMGIVPPAPGFNEEIRRLTAANGALMIADEVLTGFRVGPAGFWGLEAIDGWSTDLPDGGAGVAAAPSWPGADWRERAAWVPDLLTFGKVIGGGMPLAAVGGRADVMDLLAPIGPVYQAGTLSGNPLATAAGIATLRLADDAVYASVASASARIQAVVSEALTAEGVAHRVQRSGSLFSIMLGADAAKRGVRDFAQAQAQEAHRFPPFFHAFLDAGVALPPSVFEAWFLSAAHGAPEIEAIAAAAPAAALAAASARPGRGQ; encoded by the coding sequence ATGCCCGACACCACGGCCAACAGCGCCAGCACCGCAGCCAGCCCGACGAGCGCGGCCCTGTTCGAGGCCGCCCGCGCCATCATCCCCGGCGGCGTGGACTCCCCCGTGCGCGCCTTCGGCTCGGTGGGGGGTGCGCCGCGCTTCATCGCCTCGGCCAGCGGGGCCCGCGTGCGCGACGCCGAGGGCCGCGACCTCGTGGACCTCGTGGGCTCCTGGGGGCCGGCGCTCCTGGGTCACGCCCATCCCGAGGTGGTGGCCGCCGTCCAGGAGGCTGCCGCGCGCGGCCTGTCCTTCGGCGCGCCCACCGAATCCGAGACCATCCTGGCCGGGCTCGTGCGCGAGCGCGTCCCCGCGGCGGAGCGCGTGCGCTTCGTGTCCACCGGAACCGAGGCGACGATGACGGCGATCCGCCTGGCGCGCGGCGCCACGGGCCGCGACGCTGTCGTCAAGTTCGCCGGCTGCTACCACGGGCACAGCGACGGCCTCCTGGCGGCGGCGGGCTCGGGCGTGGCCACGGGCGGGCTGCCGGGCAGCGCGGGCGTGCCGGCGGGGATCACGGCGCTGACGATCGTCCTGCCGTACAACGACATCGCCGCCCTCCAGGAGTGCTTCGCCGAGCGCGGGAGCGAGATCGCCGCGGTCATCGTGGAGCCGGCCCCGGCGAACATGGGGATCGTCCCGCCCGCTCCCGGGTTCAATGAGGAGATCCGCCGCCTGACCGCCGCCAACGGCGCGCTCATGATCGCCGATGAGGTCCTCACCGGCTTCCGGGTGGGGCCCGCCGGCTTCTGGGGCCTGGAGGCGATCGACGGCTGGTCCACCGATCTCCCGGATGGCGGCGCGGGGGTCGCGGCCGCGCCGTCGTGGCCCGGGGCCGACTGGCGGGAGCGGGCCGCCTGGGTGCCGGACCTGCTGACCTTCGGGAAGGTGATCGGCGGGGGGATGCCGCTGGCAGCCGTTGGCGGGCGCGCGGATGTCATGGATCTGCTGGCCCCGATCGGGCCCGTCTACCAGGCCGGGACCCTCTCGGGGAACCCGCTGGCGACGGCGGCCGGGATCGCGACCCTGCGACTGGCCGACGACGCCGTCTACGCCTCCGTGGCCTCCGCCTCCGCGCGAATCCAGGCGGTGGTCTCCGAGGCGCTGACCGCTGAGGGCGTGGCGCACCGGGTCCAGCGCTCCGGCTCGCTGTTCTCGATCATGCTGGGCGCGGATGCGGCCAAGCGCGGGGTGCGGGACTTCGCACAGGCGCAGGCCCAGGAGGCGCACCGCTTCCCACCGTTCTTCCATGCCTTCCTCGACGCCGGGGTGGCGCTGCCGCCCAGCGTCTTCGAGGCCTGGTTCCTCTCCGCCGCGCACGGCGCGCCGGAGATCGAGGCCATCGCGGCCGCCGCCCCCGCCGCGGCGCTGGCCGCTGCGAGCGCCCGCCCTGGCCGCGGTCAATGA
- a CDS encoding aspartate-semialdehyde dehydrogenase gives MSAPVNEYIGSGDGVVVAVVGATGQVGRVMRAMLEERDFPARAIRFFSSARSAGTIVEFRGKRVEVEDVATADLAGIDVAIFSAGGAASREHAPRFAAAGAVVVDNSSAWRKDPEVPLVVSEVNPHALATRPKGIIANPNCTTMAAMPALKVLHEEAGLKRLIVSTYQAVSGSGRAGVAELAGQARAVVDQDLEGLALDGRAVDFPEPGVYVDTIAFNAVAWAGGDAGDGSGETDEEQKLRNESRKILEIPDLLVSGTCVRIPVFSGHGLSVNVEFEREISVERARELLEAAPGVTYEDVPSPLKGAGRDGTFVGRLRADQAFEPGHGLQFFVVGDNLRKGAALNAVELAELVAAELRA, from the coding sequence ATGAGCGCCCCAGTCAACGAGTACATTGGATCGGGTGACGGGGTCGTCGTCGCCGTCGTGGGGGCCACCGGCCAGGTGGGGCGCGTCATGCGCGCCATGCTGGAGGAGCGCGACTTCCCGGCCCGCGCCATCCGTTTCTTCTCCTCGGCCCGCAGCGCGGGGACGATCGTGGAGTTCCGCGGCAAGAGGGTCGAGGTCGAGGACGTCGCCACCGCGGATCTGGCGGGGATCGACGTCGCCATCTTCTCCGCCGGCGGGGCCGCCAGTCGCGAGCACGCCCCCCGCTTCGCCGCGGCCGGCGCCGTCGTCGTCGATAACTCCTCAGCCTGGAGGAAGGACCCCGAGGTGCCGCTCGTGGTCTCCGAGGTCAACCCGCACGCGCTGGCAACCCGCCCCAAGGGCATCATCGCCAACCCCAACTGCACCACCATGGCCGCCATGCCGGCCCTTAAGGTGCTTCACGAGGAGGCCGGTCTCAAGAGGCTCATCGTGTCCACCTACCAGGCCGTCTCCGGCTCCGGGCGCGCGGGTGTCGCCGAGCTGGCGGGCCAGGCGCGCGCCGTCGTCGACCAGGACCTGGAGGGCCTGGCCCTTGATGGGCGCGCCGTGGACTTCCCAGAGCCGGGCGTGTACGTGGACACCATCGCCTTCAACGCCGTGGCATGGGCTGGCGGTGACGCGGGCGACGGCTCCGGCGAGACTGATGAGGAGCAGAAGCTGCGCAATGAGTCCCGCAAGATCCTGGAGATCCCGGACCTGCTGGTCTCTGGCACCTGCGTGCGCATCCCCGTGTTCTCAGGGCACGGGCTGAGCGTCAACGTGGAGTTTGAGCGGGAGATCAGCGTGGAGCGGGCCCGTGAGTTGCTTGAGGCCGCGCCCGGTGTCACTTACGAGGACGTCCCCAGCCCCCTCAAGGGGGCGGGCCGCGATGGCACCTTCGTGGGCCGCCTGCGCGCTGACCAGGCCTTCGAGCCCGGCCATGGCCTCCAGTTTTTCGTCGTGGGGGACAACCTGCGCAAGGGCGCCGCCCTCAACGCCGTCGAGCTCGCCGAGCTGGTCGCCGCGGAGCTGCGGGCCTGA
- the hemC gene encoding hydroxymethylbilane synthase, translated as MTSAMPASRTIRLGTRASALATAQSGMIARTLEEAAAAAGERVGVELVPVRTQGDVDPSSLARLGGVGAFAAALRMALLDGHCDLAVHSFKDLPTAPVDGLRVWAVPRREDPFDALCARNGWGLDDLPRGARVGTGSPRRAAQLLLRRPDLRIVDIRGNVPTRLSRVLGAGVWPDGPLGARQPDLDGVVLAMAGLNRLGLTAHVTEAFDEDVMLPAAAQGALAVEARIDADPLLTSLLTTLDHAATRAEAVAERAVMGGLEAGCAAPVGALARADERGLVLDAAVISVRGTEAVRSRLRATDLGDAEALGHRVASELLAQGAGGIADLRATKPHRSEAGQ; from the coding sequence ATGACATCCGCTATGCCCGCATCGAGGACGATCCGCCTGGGCACTCGCGCATCCGCCCTGGCCACAGCCCAGTCAGGGATGATCGCCCGCACCCTGGAAGAGGCCGCGGCGGCCGCCGGGGAGCGAGTGGGGGTCGAGCTCGTGCCGGTGCGCACCCAGGGCGATGTCGACCCCTCCTCCCTGGCAAGGCTGGGCGGGGTGGGGGCCTTCGCCGCCGCGCTGCGCATGGCGTTGCTCGACGGCCATTGCGACCTGGCCGTCCACTCCTTCAAGGACCTGCCGACAGCGCCCGTGGACGGATTGCGCGTCTGGGCGGTGCCCCGCAGGGAGGACCCGTTCGACGCCCTGTGCGCCCGCAACGGCTGGGGCCTGGACGACCTGCCGCGCGGGGCGCGGGTGGGAACGGGCTCTCCACGCCGGGCGGCCCAGCTCCTCCTACGCCGCCCAGATCTCCGGATCGTCGATATCCGGGGGAATGTGCCGACGCGCCTGTCGCGGGTCCTGGGGGCCGGGGTGTGGCCCGATGGGCCGCTCGGGGCGCGCCAGCCCGACCTGGACGGCGTGGTCCTGGCGATGGCGGGACTGAACCGCCTGGGCCTGACGGCGCACGTCACCGAGGCCTTCGACGAGGACGTCATGCTGCCCGCGGCCGCGCAGGGCGCCCTCGCCGTGGAGGCGCGCATCGACGCCGACCCACTCCTCACATCCTTGCTCACCACCCTCGATCATGCTGCGACGCGGGCCGAGGCGGTCGCCGAGCGGGCCGTGATGGGGGGCCTGGAGGCGGGCTGCGCGGCGCCGGTGGGCGCGCTCGCCCGGGCGGATGAGAGGGGCCTGGTCCTCGACGCCGCGGTCATCTCAGTCAGGGGAACGGAGGCGGTGCGCTCGCGCCTGCGGGCCACCGACCTGGGTGACGCCGAGGCCCTGGGCCACCGCGTTGCCTCCGAGCTGCTGGCACAAGGCGCGGGGGGCATCGCCGATCTTCGCGCGACGAAGCCGCATCGGTCTGAGGCGGGGCAGTGA